The Bryobacteraceae bacterium genome includes a window with the following:
- the qrcC gene encoding menaquinone reductase, iron-sulfur cluster-binding subunit has protein sequence MRKLGAETKTARYAMLIDLDRCNGCGACMVACAVENNVPPPQASATPRTGLNWLRVFRLKTGGRDAFIPVMCMQCEDETPCQSVCPQKAVEFDPVTGIVGQIPERCLGCRYCMAACPYQARVFNWRDPQWPAGMEKALNPRVSVRQRGTVEKCNFCHGRWQAALEKAAHDGEEGPVHYTPACAEACPAQAIRFGDLNDEEFAAACHEQGVFRLLDTLGTGPKVFYRTSRAEVREATRGFGEVRRG, from the coding sequence ATGAGGAAACTCGGCGCAGAAACGAAGACGGCGCGATACGCGATGCTGATCGACCTGGACCGCTGCAACGGCTGCGGCGCGTGCATGGTGGCCTGCGCGGTGGAGAACAACGTTCCGCCGCCGCAGGCTTCGGCGACGCCGCGCACCGGGCTGAACTGGCTGCGCGTGTTCCGCCTGAAGACGGGCGGGCGCGACGCCTTCATCCCGGTGATGTGCATGCAGTGCGAGGACGAGACGCCGTGCCAGAGCGTGTGCCCGCAGAAGGCGGTGGAATTCGACCCCGTGACCGGCATTGTGGGCCAGATTCCCGAGCGGTGCCTCGGGTGCCGCTACTGCATGGCCGCCTGCCCGTATCAGGCGCGCGTATTCAACTGGCGGGATCCGCAGTGGCCGGCGGGGATGGAGAAGGCGCTGAATCCGCGCGTGAGCGTGCGGCAGCGCGGCACGGTGGAGAAGTGCAACTTCTGCCACGGGCGCTGGCAGGCGGCGCTTGAGAAAGCCGCCCATGACGGGGAGGAAGGGCCGGTGCACTACACGCCGGCGTGCGCCGAGGCGTGCCCGGCGCAGGCGATCCGGTTCGGCGACCTGAACGACGAAGAGTTCGCCGCCGCGTGCCATGAACAGGGCGTCTTCCGCCTGCTGGACACGCTGGGCACGGGGCCGAAGGTTTTCTACAGGACCTCGCGCGCCGAGGTGCGGGAAGCGACGCGGGGGTTCGGGGAGGTGAGACGTGGTTGA